Proteins from one Piscinibacter lacus genomic window:
- the argH gene encoding argininosuccinate lyase encodes MSTPSAPHQLDKKAEAWSALFSEPMSELVQRYTASVDFDRRLWDADIRGSLAHAEMLQAVGLLSAEDGAAIQRGMAQIRAEIEAGQFEWKLVLEDVHLNIEARLTQLVGDAGKRLHTGRSRNDQVATDVRLWLRGEIDELLALLAALQSAMVGVAEKNAEVILPGFTHLQVAQPVSFGHHLLAYVEMFARDAERLVDVRKRVNRLPLGAAALAGTSYPLDRERVARTLGFDGVCQNSLDAVSDRDFAIEFTAAATLCMVHISRLSEELILWMSQSFGFIDLADRFCTGSSIMPQKKNPDVPELARGKTGRVVGHLMGLVTLMKGQPLAYNKDNQEDKEPLFDTVDTLRDTLRIFAEMVGGITVKPEAMERAAKKGYATATDLADYLVKKGLPFRDAHEAVAHAVKTAIGRGIDLSELTLAELQAFDARIEADVFEVMTLRGSLEARKVLGGTAPVQVRSQIARHRARLAG; translated from the coding sequence ATGAGCACCCCGTCCGCCCCCCACCAGCTCGACAAGAAGGCCGAGGCCTGGTCCGCGCTGTTCTCCGAGCCGATGAGCGAGCTGGTGCAGCGCTACACCGCCAGCGTCGACTTCGACCGCCGCCTGTGGGATGCCGACATCCGCGGCAGCCTGGCCCATGCCGAGATGCTGCAGGCGGTGGGCCTGCTCAGCGCCGAGGATGGCGCAGCCATCCAGCGCGGCATGGCGCAGATCCGCGCCGAGATCGAGGCCGGCCAGTTCGAGTGGAAGCTGGTGCTGGAAGACGTGCACCTGAACATCGAGGCCCGCCTGACCCAGTTGGTGGGCGATGCCGGCAAGCGCTTGCACACCGGCCGCAGCCGCAACGACCAGGTCGCCACCGACGTGCGGCTGTGGCTGCGCGGCGAGATCGACGAGCTGCTGGCCCTGCTGGCCGCGCTGCAGTCGGCGATGGTGGGCGTGGCCGAAAAGAACGCCGAGGTCATCCTGCCCGGCTTCACCCATCTGCAAGTGGCTCAGCCGGTGAGCTTCGGTCATCACCTGCTGGCCTATGTCGAGATGTTCGCGCGCGATGCCGAGCGCTTGGTCGATGTACGCAAGCGCGTCAACCGCCTGCCGCTGGGCGCCGCCGCCCTGGCCGGCACCAGCTATCCGCTGGACCGCGAGCGCGTGGCCCGCACGCTGGGCTTCGACGGTGTCTGCCAGAACAGTCTGGATGCCGTGAGCGACCGCGACTTCGCGATCGAGTTCACCGCCGCCGCCACGCTGTGCATGGTCCACATCAGCCGCTTGAGCGAAGAGCTGATCCTGTGGATGAGCCAGAGCTTCGGCTTCATCGACCTGGCCGACCGCTTCTGCACCGGCTCGTCGATCATGCCGCAGAAGAAGAACCCCGACGTACCCGAGCTGGCACGCGGCAAGACCGGCCGCGTGGTCGGCCACCTGATGGGCTTGGTGACCTTGATGAAGGGTCAGCCCCTGGCCTACAACAAGGACAACCAGGAGGACAAGGAGCCGCTGTTCGACACGGTGGACACCCTGCGCGACACGCTGCGGATCTTTGCCGAAATGGTCGGCGGCATCACCGTCAAGCCCGAGGCCATGGAGCGCGCGGCGAAGAAGGGCTATGCCACCGCCACCGACCTGGCCGACTATCTGGTCAAGAAGGGCTTGCCTTTCCGCGATGCGCACGAGGCCGTGGCCCATGCCGTCAAGACGGCGATCGGCCGCGGCATCGATCTCAGCGAGCTGACGCTGGCCGAGTTGCAGGCCTTCGATGCCCGCATCGAAGCCGATGTGTTCGAGGTGATGACGCTGCGCGGTTCGCTGGAGGCGCGCAAGGTGCTGGGCGGCACGGCGCCGGTGCAGGTGCGCTCGCAGATCGCGCGACACCGTGCGCGGCTGGCGGGCTGA
- a CDS encoding CobD/CbiB family protein, whose amino-acid sequence MSFFSVLLALLIEQLRPLPQRALAHEAVLGWTRWIGRNFDAGRSHHAWIVWGLGVALPTLLSAVVALLLAPFSLLLALAWNVLVLYLCMGFRQFSHHYTRIRDAIDRGDEEAARSALAEWRGIELIDLPRSELLRQVIEHALIAAHRHVFGVFFCFVVFAILGLGPAGAVLYRLAEFQTRYWSHKQNLSGVPANARLLEVAQAMFAGLDHVPARLTAFGFAVVGNFEEAVACWRRDALLWADRNEGTVLAAAAGAVGLRLGAASGAWTPGPEAGPGTPGQSPEPGHLGSVVGLVWRSVLLWMLLLALLSLANLIG is encoded by the coding sequence ATGAGCTTCTTCTCCGTCCTGCTTGCGCTGCTCATCGAGCAGTTGCGGCCCCTGCCCCAGCGGGCGCTGGCGCATGAGGCGGTGCTGGGCTGGACCCGCTGGATCGGCCGCAACTTCGACGCCGGCCGCAGCCACCATGCCTGGATCGTCTGGGGCCTGGGCGTGGCCCTGCCCACGCTGCTGAGCGCCGTGGTCGCCCTGCTGCTCGCACCCTTCAGCCTGCTGCTGGCCCTGGCCTGGAATGTTCTGGTGCTCTACCTGTGCATGGGCTTCCGGCAGTTCAGCCACCACTACACCCGCATCCGCGATGCGATCGACCGCGGCGACGAAGAGGCCGCGCGCAGCGCCCTGGCCGAATGGCGCGGCATCGAGCTGATCGACCTGCCGCGCAGCGAGCTGCTGCGCCAGGTCATCGAGCATGCGCTGATCGCCGCCCACCGCCATGTCTTCGGCGTGTTCTTCTGCTTCGTCGTCTTCGCCATCCTCGGCCTCGGCCCGGCCGGCGCGGTGCTCTACCGCCTGGCCGAGTTCCAGACCCGCTACTGGTCGCACAAGCAGAACCTCAGCGGGGTGCCCGCCAATGCCCGGCTGCTGGAAGTGGCCCAGGCCATGTTCGCGGGCCTCGACCATGTGCCCGCCCGGCTGACCGCCTTCGGCTTCGCGGTGGTAGGCAATTTCGAGGAAGCGGTGGCCTGCTGGCGGCGCGATGCCCTGCTCTGGGCCGACCGCAATGAAGGCACGGTGCTGGCTGCCGCCGCCGGCGCAGTGGGCCTGCGCCTGGGCGCGGCCAGCGGGGCCTGGACGCCCGGCCCCGAGGCCGGTCCCGGCACGCCGGGCCAGTCGCCCGAGCCGGGTCACCTGGGCAGCGTCGTGGGCCTGGTCTGGCGCTCGGTGCTGCTGTGGATGCTGCTGCTGGCCCTGCTGTCGCTGGCCAATCTCATCGGCTGA
- a CDS encoding CoA pyrophosphatase gives MSLATALPPLDPESLPVLGTGHGEAPVPSERLQAAALRRHFAEPPAWTPELLGDRGEGPETQGPLTDAAVLIPLVQRVQAGGGHTLHVLLTRRTAQLRKHAGQISFPGGRAEAGDADPVATALREAQEEIGLSAAAVELLGCLPVYTTVTHYRVTPVVGLVDGEALRLQADPFEVGEIFEVPLGFLMNPQHHERRGLQRDGRLRLIYSMPWTAVAPDGAPRRQLIWGATAAMLRNLYLLLRA, from the coding sequence ATGAGCCTCGCCACCGCCCTGCCCCCGCTGGATCCGGAATCGCTGCCCGTGCTCGGCACCGGCCACGGCGAAGCGCCGGTGCCCTCCGAGCGCCTGCAGGCCGCAGCCTTGCGCCGTCACTTCGCCGAGCCGCCCGCCTGGACGCCCGAGCTGCTCGGCGACCGCGGCGAAGGTCCGGAGACCCAAGGCCCGCTCACCGACGCAGCCGTGCTGATCCCGCTGGTGCAGCGCGTGCAGGCCGGCGGCGGCCACACGCTGCACGTGCTGCTGACCCGGCGCACCGCGCAACTGCGCAAGCATGCCGGCCAGATCAGCTTCCCGGGCGGGCGGGCCGAGGCCGGCGACGCCGACCCGGTCGCCACCGCCTTGCGCGAGGCGCAGGAAGAAATCGGCCTGAGCGCTGCGGCAGTGGAGCTGCTGGGCTGCCTGCCGGTCTACACCACGGTCACCCACTACCGCGTGACGCCGGTGGTCGGTCTGGTGGATGGCGAGGCCCTGAGGCTGCAAGCCGACCCTTTCGAGGTCGGCGAGATCTTCGAGGTGCCGCTGGGCTTCCTGATGAATCCGCAGCATCACGAACGCCGCGGCCTGCAACGGGACGGCCGACTGCGGCTGATCTACAGCATGCCCTGGACGGCCGTGGCGCCCGACGGCGCGCCGCGCCGGCAACTGATCTGGGGGGCCACCGCGGCCATGCTGCGCAACCTCTACTTGCTGCTGCGCGCCTGA
- the rplS gene encoding 50S ribosomal protein L19 → MDLIRQLEQEEIARLGKTIPAFAPGDTVIVSVNVVEGTRKRVQAYEGVVIAKRNRGLNSSFIVRKISSGEGVERTFQLYSPLIASIEVKRRGDVRRAKLYYLRQRSGKSARIKEKLA, encoded by the coding sequence ATGGACCTGATCCGCCAACTCGAGCAAGAAGAAATCGCCCGCCTGGGCAAGACCATCCCGGCCTTCGCCCCCGGCGACACCGTGATCGTCAGCGTCAACGTCGTCGAAGGCACCCGCAAGCGCGTGCAGGCCTACGAAGGCGTCGTGATCGCCAAGCGCAACCGCGGCCTGAACAGCAGCTTCATCGTCCGCAAGATCTCCAGCGGCGAAGGCGTCGAGCGGACCTTCCAGCTCTACAGCCCGCTGATCGCCTCGATCGAAGTCAAGCGCCGCGGCGACGTCCGCCGCGCCAAGCTGTACTACCTGCGCCAGCGCAGCGGCAAGTCGGCCCGCATCAAGGAAAAGCTGGCCTGA
- the trmD gene encoding tRNA (guanosine(37)-N1)-methyltransferase TrmD: MRFDVLTLFPELFAPYTQQGVIRRAFEARGGRPPALDLKLWALRDFAEDAYRRVDDRPYGGGPGMVMLVEPLTRALRSVRAEQAEAGLPRTPLILFSPAGRPLSQDRVRALAASPGAVLLCGRYEGVDQRFIDAHVDEELSLGDFVLSGGELPALTLIDAVARLQPGVLHDAASHEQDSFAADHGLLDCPHYSRPERLPEDGAAVPPVLLSGHHAAIARWRRERQLALTAARRPDLIAAARAAGRLDARDEALLRRLAESPPQDTASGAG; encoded by the coding sequence ATGCGCTTCGACGTCCTCACCCTCTTCCCCGAACTCTTCGCGCCCTACACGCAGCAGGGCGTGATCCGCCGCGCCTTCGAGGCCCGCGGCGGCCGGCCGCCGGCCCTGGACCTGAAGCTCTGGGCCCTGCGCGACTTCGCCGAAGACGCCTACCGCCGGGTCGACGACCGGCCCTATGGCGGCGGCCCCGGCATGGTGATGCTGGTCGAGCCGCTGACGCGCGCGCTGCGCAGCGTGCGCGCCGAGCAGGCCGAGGCCGGCCTGCCGCGCACGCCGCTGATCCTGTTCAGCCCGGCCGGCCGGCCGCTGAGCCAGGACCGGGTGCGCGCCCTGGCGGCCAGCCCCGGCGCCGTGCTGCTGTGCGGCCGCTACGAGGGGGTCGACCAGCGCTTCATCGACGCGCATGTCGACGAGGAGCTGAGCCTCGGCGACTTCGTGCTGTCCGGCGGCGAGCTGCCGGCGCTGACCCTGATCGACGCCGTCGCGCGCCTGCAGCCCGGCGTGCTGCACGACGCCGCCTCGCACGAGCAGGACAGCTTCGCGGCCGACCACGGCCTGCTGGACTGCCCGCACTACAGCCGGCCCGAGCGCCTGCCCGAGGACGGCGCCGCCGTGCCGCCGGTGCTGCTGTCGGGCCACCACGCGGCCATCGCGCGCTGGCGGCGCGAACGCCAGCTGGCGCTGACCGCCGCGCGCCGCCCCGACCTGATCGCCGCGGCCCGCGCGGCCGGCCGGCTCGACGCCCGCGACGAGGCCCTGCTGCGCCGCCTGGCCGAGTCCCCCCCGCAGGACACCGCCAGCGGCGCGGGCTGA
- the rimM gene encoding ribosome maturation factor RimM (Essential for efficient processing of 16S rRNA) yields MSTPDGEAWPADAIEIGRIGEAWGIKGGFRVLPHASEPEALFSSKRWFLKEPALRPRPPGSPPLPTLLRIVQAREHGDGIVASAHDIEDRNAAEALRGARIFVSRSSFPSAAEDEFYWVDLIGLQVLNREDVVLGQVVDLLDTGAHSVLRVQPAAAPGEPAPAERLIPFVAAYIDAVERELGRIRVDWGLDY; encoded by the coding sequence GTGAGCACACCCGACGGCGAGGCCTGGCCCGCCGATGCGATCGAGATCGGTCGCATCGGTGAGGCCTGGGGCATCAAGGGCGGCTTCCGCGTGCTGCCGCACGCCAGCGAGCCCGAGGCCCTCTTCTCTTCCAAGCGCTGGTTCCTGAAGGAGCCAGCGCTTCGCCCACGTCCGCCGGGCAGCCCGCCGCTGCCGACCCTGCTGCGCATCGTGCAGGCGCGCGAGCACGGCGACGGCATCGTCGCCAGCGCGCACGACATCGAGGACCGCAACGCGGCCGAGGCCCTGCGCGGCGCACGCATCTTCGTCTCGCGCAGCAGCTTCCCCAGCGCCGCCGAGGACGAGTTCTACTGGGTCGACCTGATCGGCCTGCAGGTCCTCAACCGCGAGGACGTGGTGCTCGGCCAGGTCGTCGACCTGCTCGACACCGGCGCCCACAGCGTGCTGCGCGTGCAGCCCGCCGCCGCCCCCGGCGAGCCGGCGCCTGCCGAGCGGCTGATCCCCTTCGTCGCGGCCTACATCGACGCGGTCGAGCGCGAGCTGGGCCGCATCCGGGTCGACTGGGGCCTGGATTACTGA
- the rpsP gene encoding 30S ribosomal protein S16, whose protein sequence is MVVIRLSRGGSKSRPFYNIVVADKRERRDGRFLERVGFYNPVAAGGEEPLRVAFERVDHWVKNGAQLSPTVVRLVKDAKAKAAPAA, encoded by the coding sequence ATGGTCGTGATCCGACTGTCCCGCGGGGGTTCGAAGAGCCGCCCGTTCTACAACATCGTCGTTGCCGACAAGCGCGAGCGCCGTGACGGCCGCTTCCTGGAGCGCGTGGGCTTCTACAACCCGGTCGCCGCGGGTGGCGAAGAGCCGCTGCGCGTGGCCTTCGAGCGCGTGGACCACTGGGTCAAGAACGGCGCGCAGCTGTCGCCGACCGTCGTGCGTCTGGTCAAGGACGCCAAGGCCAAGGCCGCCCCGGCCGCCTGA
- a CDS encoding TM2 domain-containing protein, with protein sequence MSGSARAKSKTLTAWIAFLGGVLGLHRFYLRGWRDPIGWLHWPPALLGAWGLWRMDHYGQDDRLAWLLIPLFGLALVAGAAAALHAGLMPDARWDARHRPDGPASTSGWPVVFAVIGALMVGATVLMATIAFSAQRFFEYQTEPVPQAQSAP encoded by the coding sequence ATGTCCGGTTCCGCCCGCGCCAAGTCCAAGACCCTGACGGCCTGGATCGCCTTCCTGGGCGGTGTGCTCGGATTGCACCGCTTCTACCTGCGCGGCTGGCGCGACCCGATCGGCTGGCTGCACTGGCCGCCGGCCCTGCTGGGCGCCTGGGGCCTGTGGCGCATGGACCACTACGGCCAGGACGACCGCCTGGCCTGGCTGCTGATCCCTCTGTTCGGCCTGGCCCTGGTGGCAGGGGCGGCCGCGGCCCTGCATGCCGGCCTGATGCCCGATGCGCGCTGGGACGCCCGCCATCGCCCGGACGGCCCGGCCAGCACGAGTGGCTGGCCGGTGGTCTTTGCCGTCATCGGCGCGCTGATGGTGGGCGCGACCGTGCTGATGGCGACCATCGCCTTCTCCGCCCAGCGCTTCTTCGAGTACCAGACCGAGCCGGTGCCCCAGGCGCAATCCGCGCCCTGA
- a CDS encoding AMP-binding protein: MAPTDLLPASGNLYDALRAGFPADMDRPALALADGRAWRWRDLDAASGKIANLLLSLDLPPEPDGSPPRLMVQTEKSPEALLLFLAALRAGFVHVPLNPAYRDAEMQHFIEDARPAVLVCSPAAFPALSTLGFQRGVRHVYTLGSAGEGTLIDRASFQPEACATQPCTPGQAAALIYTSGTTGRSKGAQLCHAALLANARIVGRAWGWTGADVLVHALPIFHIHGLFVAAMGALLHGSTMRWLDRFEPQAVRAQLPGASLFMGVPTMYSRLLREPELDHATCASLRLCVSGSAPLSAETFAAWEARTGHRILERYGMSEAGMIASNPLHGERRPATVGPALPGVDLRVVDAGDRPLPAGETGAVQVAGPSLFDGYWRQPAKTAEAFVTDADGRRWFRTGDLGRLDAHGVLTLDGRGSDLIISGGFNVYPAEIEQALDSLPGVAESAVIGVPHPDFGEGVLAVLVASTKPPPEDAGLLAALRQKLAAFKCPKAIVWTEALPRNAMGKVQKKQLREQHAGAFTPGPAGG, from the coding sequence ATGGCCCCCACCGACCTGCTGCCGGCGTCCGGCAATCTCTACGACGCGCTGCGCGCGGGCTTTCCAGCCGACATGGACCGCCCGGCCCTGGCGCTGGCCGACGGCCGCGCCTGGCGCTGGCGCGACCTCGACGCCGCGAGCGGAAAGATCGCGAACCTGCTGCTCAGCCTGGATCTGCCGCCCGAGCCCGACGGCAGCCCGCCGCGGCTGATGGTGCAGACCGAGAAGTCGCCCGAGGCGCTGCTGCTCTTCCTGGCCGCGCTGCGCGCGGGCTTCGTCCACGTGCCGCTGAACCCAGCCTACCGGGACGCGGAGATGCAGCACTTCATCGAGGACGCCCGGCCGGCCGTGCTGGTGTGCAGCCCGGCGGCGTTCCCGGCCCTGTCCACCCTGGGCTTCCAGCGCGGCGTGCGCCATGTCTACACCCTGGGCAGCGCGGGCGAGGGCACGCTGATCGACCGGGCCAGCTTCCAGCCCGAAGCCTGTGCCACCCAGCCCTGCACGCCGGGCCAGGCCGCGGCGCTGATCTACACCAGCGGCACCACCGGCCGCAGCAAGGGCGCCCAGCTCTGCCACGCGGCCCTGCTCGCCAATGCGCGCATCGTCGGCCGGGCCTGGGGCTGGACCGGCGCGGACGTGCTGGTGCATGCCCTGCCGATCTTCCACATCCACGGCCTCTTCGTGGCTGCCATGGGCGCCCTGCTGCACGGCAGCACCATGCGCTGGCTGGACCGCTTCGAGCCGCAGGCCGTGCGGGCGCAGCTGCCGGGCGCCAGCCTCTTCATGGGCGTGCCGACCATGTACAGCCGCCTGCTGCGCGAGCCCGAGCTCGACCACGCCACCTGCGCCAGCCTGCGGCTGTGCGTGAGCGGCTCGGCGCCGCTCTCGGCCGAGACCTTCGCCGCCTGGGAAGCCCGCACCGGCCACCGCATCCTGGAGCGCTACGGCATGAGCGAGGCCGGCATGATCGCCTCCAACCCCCTGCACGGCGAACGGCGCCCGGCCACCGTCGGACCGGCCCTGCCGGGGGTGGACCTGCGCGTGGTCGACGCCGGGGACCGGCCGCTGCCGGCGGGCGAGACCGGCGCCGTGCAGGTCGCCGGGCCGAGCCTCTTCGACGGCTACTGGCGCCAGCCGGCCAAGACGGCCGAAGCCTTCGTCACCGACGCGGACGGCCGGCGCTGGTTTCGCACCGGCGACCTCGGCCGCCTGGACGCCCACGGCGTGCTGACCCTGGACGGCCGCGGGAGCGACCTCATCATCAGCGGCGGCTTCAACGTCTATCCGGCCGAGATCGAGCAGGCCCTCGACAGCCTGCCCGGCGTGGCCGAGTCGGCCGTGATCGGCGTGCCGCACCCGGACTTCGGCGAAGGGGTGCTGGCGGTGCTGGTGGCCTCGACGAAGCCGCCGCCCGAGGACGCCGGCCTGCTGGCCGCACTGCGGCAGAAGCTGGCGGCCTTCAAGTGCCCCAAGGCCATCGTCTGGACCGAGGCCCTGCCCCGCAATGCCATGGGCAAGGTGCAGAAGAAGCAGCTGCGCGAGCAGCATGCCGGGGCCTTCACGCCGGGCCCCGCCGGGGGCTGA
- a CDS encoding trimeric intracellular cation channel family protein, producing the protein MLPPDPLSLQTALLLVEIAAIAAFALSGLMEAAHKRLDVVGALAVSGLAAFGGGTLRDVLLDRRPFFWVEHSGYVWFLLGLGLITMLWLRRRHLRPTRRAIVWPDTLGLGLFTATGTQLGLQHGMPPLIAVLMGVITAVMGGVLRDIVCNEIPSAFRDHRPYALCAFAGGWAGVAARSLGADEAQALAAAAGLTITLRSAALWGRWRVPAWPAD; encoded by the coding sequence ATGCTGCCGCCCGATCCGCTGAGCCTGCAAACCGCCCTGCTGCTGGTCGAGATCGCGGCCATCGCCGCCTTCGCGCTCAGTGGCCTGATGGAGGCCGCGCACAAGCGGCTCGACGTGGTCGGTGCGCTGGCCGTGTCCGGTCTCGCGGCCTTCGGCGGCGGCACGCTGCGCGATGTGCTGCTCGACCGCCGGCCCTTCTTCTGGGTCGAGCACAGCGGCTACGTCTGGTTCCTGCTGGGCCTGGGCCTGATCACCATGCTGTGGCTGCGCCGCCGCCATCTGCGGCCCACGCGGCGCGCCATCGTCTGGCCCGACACCCTGGGCCTGGGCCTCTTCACCGCCACCGGCACCCAGCTCGGCCTGCAGCACGGCATGCCGCCGCTGATCGCGGTGCTGATGGGCGTGATCACGGCCGTCATGGGCGGCGTGCTGCGCGACATCGTCTGCAACGAGATTCCCAGCGCCTTCCGCGACCACCGCCCCTACGCGCTCTGCGCCTTCGCCGGCGGCTGGGCCGGGGTGGCCGCGCGCAGCCTGGGGGCCGACGAGGCCCAGGCCCTGGCCGCCGCGGCGGGGCTGACCATCACCCTGCGCAGCGCCGCGTTGTGGGGCCGCTGGCGCGTGCCGGCCTGGCCGGCCGACTGA
- a CDS encoding DUF1841 family protein, with protein sequence MYQPSQDDVRRFFCEAHRKARAGEPLTPMDAIAADWIAEHPEYHADLADLDAALAARFTVDEGRSNPFLHLSMHLSLVEQAQIDQPRGIRQALELLARRRGSMHAAHHEAMECLGEMIWASQRSGLPPDGERYLAAVRARATRD encoded by the coding sequence ATGTACCAGCCCAGCCAGGACGACGTCCGCCGCTTCTTCTGCGAGGCCCACCGCAAGGCCCGCGCCGGTGAACCGCTGACGCCGATGGATGCCATCGCCGCCGACTGGATCGCCGAGCACCCCGAGTACCACGCCGACCTGGCCGACCTGGACGCTGCGCTGGCCGCGCGCTTCACGGTGGACGAGGGCCGCAGCAACCCCTTCCTGCACCTGTCCATGCACCTGAGCCTGGTCGAGCAGGCCCAGATCGACCAGCCGCGCGGCATCCGCCAGGCCCTGGAGCTGCTGGCCCGCCGCCGCGGCTCGATGCACGCCGCCCACCACGAGGCCATGGAGTGCCTGGGCGAGATGATCTGGGCCTCCCAGCGCAGCGGTCTGCCGCCGGATGGCGAGCGCTACCTGGCCGCGGTGCGCGCGCGGGCGACGCGCGACTGA
- a CDS encoding IS5 family transposase → MRGPDTYTEGLFTMRRLDDFVPANHPLRRIRVMANEALAEMDSLFSAMYEADIKGGRPSIAPEKLMRAMLLQILFSVRSERQLMEQTRYNMLFRWFIGLAMDDPVWVPTVFTKNRQRLIAHDAVVVFFNEVIRTAHKKHWLSGEHFSVDGTLIQAWAGHKSFVSTAPGKDADKDPNDRSGPGGFKGTTRSNETHSSKTDPDVRLYRKGKTASELRYMGHTLTDNRHGLVVNARVTQADGHAEREAAKVMIHDARQAVGDADVEVTLGADKGYDAAEFIEALQRMKVTPHIAQNKSGRRSAVPDEVAATEGYALSQRKRKLIEQGFGWAKFVGPIRQVMVRGLRKVDQLFVMTMAVYNLVRMRTLGEVRPVAG, encoded by the coding sequence ATGCGCGGACCCGACACCTACACCGAAGGCCTGTTCACGATGCGTCGGCTCGACGACTTCGTGCCGGCCAACCATCCCTTGCGACGCATCCGCGTCATGGCCAACGAGGCGCTGGCCGAGATGGACAGCTTGTTCTCGGCCATGTACGAGGCCGACATCAAGGGCGGTCGCCCGAGCATCGCGCCCGAAAAGCTCATGCGCGCCATGCTGTTGCAGATCCTGTTCAGCGTGCGCTCGGAGCGTCAGCTCATGGAGCAGACTCGCTACAACATGCTGTTTCGCTGGTTCATCGGCCTGGCCATGGACGACCCGGTTTGGGTGCCCACGGTCTTCACCAAGAACCGGCAACGCCTGATCGCGCACGACGCCGTCGTCGTCTTCTTCAACGAAGTCATCCGGACCGCCCACAAGAAGCACTGGCTGTCGGGCGAGCATTTCAGCGTCGATGGCACGCTGATCCAGGCATGGGCCGGCCACAAGAGTTTCGTCAGCACGGCCCCGGGCAAGGACGCCGACAAGGATCCGAACGACCGTAGCGGCCCGGGCGGATTCAAGGGCACCACGCGCAGCAACGAGACGCACTCATCGAAGACCGATCCGGATGTGCGGCTGTACCGCAAGGGCAAGACCGCCAGCGAGCTGCGCTACATGGGTCACACCTTGACCGACAACCGCCACGGCCTGGTGGTCAACGCCAGGGTCACGCAGGCCGATGGTCACGCCGAACGCGAAGCCGCCAAGGTGATGATTCATGACGCTCGCCAAGCCGTCGGTGACGCCGACGTCGAGGTCACGCTGGGCGCCGACAAGGGGTATGACGCGGCCGAGTTCATCGAGGCATTGCAGCGCATGAAGGTCACGCCGCACATCGCGCAGAACAAGTCCGGCCGCCGATCCGCCGTCCCCGATGAGGTAGCCGCCACCGAGGGCTACGCGCTGTCGCAGCGCAAGCGTAAGCTGATCGAACAGGGCTTCGGCTGGGCCAAGTTCGTGGGCCCGATCCGCCAGGTGATGGTGCGTGGCCTGCGTAAGGTCGACCAGTTGTTCGTGATGACGATGGCTGTCTACAACTTGGTGCGGATGCGGACCTTGGGAGAAGTCCGTCCAGTGGCTGGATGA